TACATCCAGCAGTCCCCGCGATTGGATTCACATTCACTGCTCCTCCTTCCCTGCGCGCGCACCTCgtctcccccgccgccgccaccgacgccgccctCAATACCATGGCGTTCCCGGGCGCATTCGTACGTGCTTCCCGATCTGGAGAGAAGACGAGTCGTGCCCAACCAAACCCAACCCGCAGATGCAGCCGCATCTCGTTCCCCTCTCCCTCCGACACGGCCGCGCCCACCGGCAGCCTCTCCCCGCCGCTGCCCTTGCCCTCTCCCTACCCAGGCCCCACATCCAGCAGACGCGGCCATGGCGTTCCCGGCAGCCGCGGTGTCTCGCCGTGGATGGGAAGGAGATCGGAATCCTCCATGGCCGGACGCGCTGAT
The nucleotide sequence above comes from Triticum aestivum cultivar Chinese Spring unplaced genomic scaffold, IWGSC CS RefSeq v2.1 scaffold140108, whole genome shotgun sequence. Encoded proteins:
- the LOC123177589 gene encoding uncharacterized protein, producing the protein MAFPGAFVRASRSGEKTSRAQPNPTRRCSRISFPSPSDTAAPTGSLSPPLPLPSPYPGPTSSRRGHGVPGSRGVSPWMGRRSESSMAGRADGDLADAGKNRRCHPSMADTQLLKVHDRASCVWCARGILLPPQQSGKATGYLPALLCCTILVGVSFFQCFFCQLKKSALNK